In one Niallia taxi genomic region, the following are encoded:
- the abc-f gene encoding ribosomal protection-like ABC-F family protein, with protein sequence MKEIMKLHNIRYEVADQLLFEKVNASVQHEDVIGIIGNNGAGKSTLLHLLNEDIKPADGQIQWLNQGLDVVFVVQEAKTYFSANKSVEETRLLEKWSVPVLPYEHLSGGEKLKVRLAQGFASEADLLLLDEPTNHLDSQSLDLLQKQIKEYKGTIILVSHDRYFLDAVATKIWAIEDKKLIEHKGNYSDYMKARNAKRLVQQREYEKQQKMTEQIQGQIKELNTWSQKAHAQSTKKEGVKEYYRVKAKRMDAQVKSKQKRLEKELAKRNVEPVTEEHSVQFSITANNKVGKRFLEVKGLSKSFGERTLFQDVHFTIKHGERIALTGVNGSGKSTLLKMIVGSVIGKGDIWVSPAASIGYLTQEVFDLPLDSTPEQLFYKETFEERGRVQTLMRHLGFTAAQWREPIELMSMGERVKCKLMAYILEDKDVLLLDEPTNHLDLASREQLEETLSQYNGTLLIVSHDRYFLEKTTTSQLVITDTGIRKQWQSHAPARDDKKELRLKLETERQEILGRLSFMLPQDKEYPELDAKFNELTKMLKELSN encoded by the coding sequence ATGAAAGAAATAATGAAATTGCATAATATAAGGTATGAGGTGGCAGATCAGCTCCTGTTTGAAAAGGTAAATGCATCAGTTCAGCATGAAGATGTCATAGGGATTATCGGCAATAATGGTGCCGGTAAATCAACACTATTACATTTATTAAACGAAGATATTAAGCCTGCTGACGGGCAAATACAGTGGCTTAATCAAGGTTTGGATGTTGTCTTTGTTGTTCAGGAGGCAAAAACATATTTTTCAGCAAATAAATCTGTCGAGGAAACAAGACTTCTTGAAAAATGGTCTGTGCCTGTTTTGCCATATGAACATTTAAGCGGCGGTGAAAAATTGAAAGTCAGGCTTGCACAAGGCTTTGCAAGTGAAGCAGATCTCTTGCTGTTAGACGAACCGACGAATCACCTTGACAGCCAAAGTCTTGATTTGCTGCAAAAACAGATAAAGGAATATAAAGGAACGATTATTTTAGTTTCCCATGACCGCTACTTTCTTGATGCTGTTGCCACAAAAATCTGGGCAATAGAGGATAAGAAGCTTATAGAGCATAAGGGGAATTATTCTGACTATATGAAGGCCCGCAATGCGAAGAGATTGGTGCAGCAACGAGAATATGAAAAACAGCAAAAAATGACTGAACAAATTCAAGGTCAAATAAAAGAGTTGAATACATGGTCACAAAAGGCTCATGCGCAGTCAACAAAAAAAGAAGGCGTGAAGGAATACTATCGTGTTAAAGCAAAGCGTATGGATGCTCAAGTAAAATCAAAACAAAAACGTTTAGAAAAGGAACTCGCAAAGCGGAATGTCGAGCCTGTTACAGAGGAGCATTCTGTTCAGTTCTCCATTACAGCAAACAATAAGGTTGGCAAACGTTTTTTAGAAGTGAAAGGGTTGTCGAAATCATTTGGTGAACGCACCTTGTTTCAGGATGTACATTTTACAATTAAACATGGAGAAAGAATTGCCCTTACAGGTGTAAATGGCAGCGGTAAGTCCACATTGTTGAAAATGATTGTCGGAAGTGTAATTGGAAAAGGGGATATTTGGGTGTCACCTGCTGCCAGTATTGGCTATTTAACACAGGAGGTATTTGATTTGCCCCTTGATTCAACACCAGAGCAGCTTTTTTATAAGGAAACCTTTGAAGAGAGAGGAAGGGTTCAAACGCTAATGAGGCATTTGGGGTTCACAGCAGCTCAATGGCGGGAACCGATTGAGTTAATGAGTATGGGTGAGCGTGTCAAATGCAAGCTAATGGCATATATCCTTGAGGATAAGGACGTTTTGCTCTTAGATGAACCGACCAATCACCTTGACCTTGCCTCTCGTGAACAGCTGGAGGAGACGTTGTCACAATATAATGGAACGTTGCTTATCGTGTCCCATGATCGCTATTTCCTTGAGAAAACAACAACAAGCCAACTTGTTATAACAGATACAGGAATTCGCAAACAATGGCAAAGTCATGCACCTGCAAGAGATGACAAAAAAGAGCTGAGGCTAAAGCTCGAAACAGAAAGACAAGAGATTTTAGGAAGGCTCAGCTTTATGCTCCCGCAAGATAAAGAATATCCCGAGCTTGATGCTAAATTTAATGAACTAACAAAAATGCTGAAAGAGCTGTCCAACTAA
- a CDS encoding GNAT family N-acetyltransferase, translated as MAYKEEDPEWKKWDAPYFAHQAISWDDFQKQKDKYLYQDDFWAIETDGKLIGTVSYYWEHKPSNWLEMGIVLYDPKFWSGGYGTRALKLWINHLFQTLPLVRVGFTTWSGNRRMMKVGEKLGMQLEARLRKCRFYNGVYYDSIRMGLLREEWEKNKRQLDNTVIN; from the coding sequence ATGGCATATAAAGAGGAAGACCCGGAATGGAAAAAATGGGATGCTCCTTATTTTGCGCATCAGGCAATTTCATGGGATGACTTTCAAAAGCAAAAAGACAAGTATCTTTATCAAGATGATTTTTGGGCGATAGAGACAGATGGAAAGCTTATCGGAACTGTCAGCTATTATTGGGAGCATAAGCCATCAAACTGGCTTGAAATGGGAATCGTCCTATATGATCCAAAGTTTTGGAGCGGTGGATATGGTACAAGGGCGCTGAAGCTGTGGATAAACCATCTATTTCAAACACTTCCACTTGTAAGAGTCGGCTTTACGACTTGGTCAGGCAATAGGCGCATGATGAAGGTCGGGGAAAAGCTTGGAATGCAGCTCGAAGCGCGGTTAAGAAAATGCCGTTTCTATAATGGTGTTTACTATGATTCAATTCGTATGGGATTGCTGCGGGAAGAATGGGAAAAGAATAAACGACAGCTTGATAATACTGTTATTAATTGA